The genomic region GCTTTCGGCCTCGGGGATGTCGAAGGGAATACGGTTGTTCTCTGCAAGGGCACTCAGAAAGAAAACAAAGAAGCTCATGAAGCTGAAAGGATTGTGGAACAGGTACCAGCGAAAGATCCCGAGGCCCCCGGCCTGGCTCCTCACGATTTCCGAGACACTGAGGCTGCCCGCCAGAAGCACGATGGTGAGAAGGCTCAATCCCGTAGGGATTTCGTAGCTCACGACCTGTGCCGCGCTTCGAATTCCTCCGAGCAGGCTCCACTTGTTGTTGCTCGCCCAGCCACTCATCAGGATGCCAACCACGACCAGTGTGGTGACGGCGGCCAGGTAGACCACCCCGATGTTCAGGTCACTGACGACAAGTCGCTGCCCGAAAGGGATGACGGCGAGAGTCAGGAAGGTTCCCGTAGCAACCAGATAGGGCGCCATTCGGAAGAGCGGGCGGTCGGCAGCACCGGGAATGGTGTCCTCTTTCAGGATGAGCTTCACTCCATCGGCCACAAACTGAAGAATGCCCTGCGGCCCCACCCGGTTCGGCCCGAAACGATTCTGGATCTTGCCGGCAACGCGCCTCTCTGCATAGGTCAGCAGCCCCGCCACGGGTGCCGCAAAACAGAGAATCAGCACAAGGGCAAAGAGCAGCATGAAGAGAAACTGCAGAAAGACCGGTTGTCCTGCGATCAAGGTACTGAGATCCACTTTCCCCCCTAGCGATCGATCTCGGGTGCGACGACATCAAGGCTCGCGATGATGGCGACCAGGTCGGCGATCATCACACCCTTTGCCAGTTTCTCAATGATACTCATGGCGGAAAAACTCCCCGTCCGGATTTTCACCCTCTTGGGGATCTTGCCGCCATCGGAGATCAGGTAGTAGCCCATCTCTCCTCGAGCGCTTTCGGTTCGCGCATAGATTTCGCCTGCGGGAAGCTTGAGTACCTTCTTCTGAATCCAGTACTCTTCGCCGGAAGCGGGCAGTCGATCGACAGCCTGTCGAATAAGGCGGACACTCTGGCGCATCTCCAGAATGCGGACCCAATAGCGATCCCAGCAGTCGCCCAGCGTTCCCATGAGACCCTCGCCCACAGGCACTTCAAAATCCATCTCCGGGTAAAGACCGTAGGGATCATCCTTGCGAGTATCCCAGCAAATGCCGCTCCCCCGAAGGTTCGGGCCGACCAGCCCGAAGGCTTTTGCATCTTCGGGAGTTACTACAGCAACATTGGCAAGTCGCTCGCGGAAGATCTTGTTGAAGCTCAGAAGGCGATCAAACTCGTCGAGAGCCGGCTCGAAGTTATCGAGGAATGCGAGAAGCTTGTCCGTCCAGCCCTTCGGAGCATCAAAGGCGACCCCCCCGATGCGGATGTAGTTGTGGGTCAGCCGGGCGCCACAGAGTTCTTCAATGAGATCATTCGTGATTTCCCGCTCCCGCAGACCGTGCAGGAAGGGAGTTACGGCACCGACATCCATGCCATTGGTTCCCACGGCCACCAGGTGACTGCCGATTCTGACCAGCTCTGCACTGATGATGCGAAGCAGTTCGCCACGCTCGGGAACTTCCAGTTCGCCCAGTCTTTCTACCGCCACGGCCCAGCCCAGATTCGAATTGATCGAAGCCACATAGTCCACCCGGTCGGTGAAGGGCATGAACTGGTAATACTCCAGACTCTCTGCGATCTTCTCGATGCTCCGGTGCAGGTAGCCCACATCGGGAACACAACGATGGATCACCTCTCCGTCTGTCTGAAGGACGAAGCGGATCACCCCGTGCGTGCTGGGATGCTGTGGCCCCATGTTCAGGGTCATCAGGTCGGTCGTCACTTCTGCCATGACAGCCACTCCCTTTCCCTCTGGGTCGGGATGCCTTTGTAGGATTCCTTTTCCTCAAAATCCTTGCGAAGGGGATGCCCCTCCCAGTCCTCCGGAAGCATGATGCGTCGCAGATCCGGATGGCCCTCGAAGCGAATTCCAAACAGGTCCCATACCTCGCGCTCCAGCCATTCGGCGCCGGGCCAGACTTCCACCAGACTGTCGATCACCGGCTCCTCCCGCGGAAGGTCGCAGTGAAGAACCAGGATTCCCGCAAGCTTGTAGGAATAGAGATGGCAGGTGGCCCGAAGCTTCTCCTCTTCAGGCCAGTCGCTGGCGGTCTGACTGACAAGGGTCTCGAAACGAAGATTCTCGTCGTCACGAAGGAAGCGGGCGATTTCCAGGAACTTCTCCTTCGGCAAAAGGAGGGTCGGCTGGATTGCCTCAAGGACCTGGAAGCCATCATCGCCAAAGCTGTCTTTCAGGCGATCAAACACGATTTGCATGGGCCTCCTTCTTCACGAGGTAAGGCTCGGACTTGATGATCTTCTGCAACTGGACAATGCCATCGTAGAGTGCCTCCGGGCGCGGCGGACAGCCGGGGATGTAGACATCGACCGGCAGAATGGCATCCACTCCCTTGACCACGGAGTAGCCCGTATTGAAGAGCCCGCCGCAGTTTGCGCAACTGCCCATGGAGATCACATAGCGTGGCTCTGCCATCTGCTCATATAAAAGAACCAGGCGCTCAGCCATTTTGTAAGTCAGGGTGCCGGCGACGATCAGAAGATCGCTCTGCCGGGGTGTGGCCCTGAATACGGAGCCCATGCGATCCATGTCCGTGCGCGGCCCGCCGGCCTGCATCATCTCGATGCCGCAGCAGGCAAGGGCGCTCAGCAGATACCAGACCGAATTACCTCGTGCCAGGTTCATGACCTTGTCCACGGAAGTAAAGATCGCCGCATCGGGCAAAGTGTCGACCAGGGTGGGGATTTCTCTCTCGGTCATGAATCAGCTCCTGGATTATTCTTCCGGTTTTGAACGCAGGAAAATCGTTTCATCCCGAGCGAGCTGGAGATCTTTCACCCAGTCCAGATCGCCCTTCCGCCATATGTAGATGAGTCCGAGGAAAAGGATGAAGACGAAGACGAGAATCTCCGCCAGTGCGAACCATCCCTGCCCCCAGGAGATGTAGCTCTTCAGCACCCGGGCCACAGGAAACATGAAAGCGACTTCCACATCAAAGATGAGAAAGGCGATGGCGATCAGGTAGAAGCGGTGGTTGAACTGGAGCCAGGACTGCCCTACCGGAGGCTCGCCACACTCATAGGTTTGGAGTTTTGCCGCGCTCTTGCCGCGGGCCGGTGCCAGCACCTTCGACAGAATCAAAATGCCGAACACGAACAGGAAGGAAAAGAGAATGAAGACCAAAACGCTGGCATACTGCGTGAGCATCGCCCTCTCCCGTGTTTCTGTCGGAATTGAGGAAGAGTTCCTCCAAACATTCAGGACAGGCTAGTCAAGGATGGGTGACTGTGCAAGTCTTTTCACAAGGCTTGGGGTAAGGAGCGTTTTCCCGGAAAGCGCTTTCCGGAGAGGCACTTGACGGGCCGGGAAAAGTCGACTTCTTGTCTGGTATCAGGGAGCAAAATGGGCGAAAAACATCTCTTTCTCGATGGTGAAGCAGGGCGTCTGGAGACCTACTGGAGCGGTGAAGAGTCAGCTTCTGCGGCCGCCCTGGTCCTCCACCCTCATCCCCTTTACGGGGGCTCACTTCACAACAAGGTAGTGGTGGCCTGTCGCAATGCACTGCGATCCCATGGTCTGGCTACGCTTCGCCTGAACTTTCGGGGCGTGGGGCTCAGCGAAGGAGAGTACGCAGACGGGATCGGGGAAAGCAGGGATGTGGCTCTGGCTCTCGATTATCTGGGAGAAAAGTGCCCCGATCTCCCGCTCATCCTGGCCGGCTTCAGTTTCGGAGCCTGGCTGGCCCTGAAGATCGGAGTGGAAGATGAGCGCGTCCGGGGAATACTCTCTCTGGGCACTCCTGTCGGCTGGGGCCCCACCGACTATCTTCAGGATTGCAGGAAACCGCGCCTCTTCGTCCACGGAGACCGGGATGAATTCTGCGACCCGGAACTTCTTCGGGAGGAGTATGCAAAGCTCCCTGAGCCCAAGGAGCTGCACTGGATCGGGGATGCCGACCACTTTTTCTCCGGCAAGGAAGAGAAACTGGAGGCACGATTATTCGAAAGTCTGGGATTCCTGCTGAAGGGCTAGTTGCCCAGCTCAAGCCACTTCTGCATAGAGGCTACTGCAAGGACCTCACATAACGGACACCGGCCACAGAACGATCTGGCCTGTACCTTGAGCGGTTCGCTGAACGGCAAAAGAGAGGGGTAAAGCTAAAGCTCCCCCCCCTTTTCACATAGAACCAACCCGATTCAGGTCCCACAGGATCGGTAACAGCACTGTCTGGATACTCGGC from Candidatus Krumholzibacteriia bacterium harbors:
- a CDS encoding NADH-quinone oxidoreductase subunit A, whose protein sequence is MLTQYASVLVFILFSFLFVFGILILSKVLAPARGKSAAKLQTYECGEPPVGQSWLQFNHRFYLIAIAFLIFDVEVAFMFPVARVLKSYISWGQGWFALAEILVFVFILFLGLIYIWRKGDLDWVKDLQLARDETIFLRSKPEE
- a CDS encoding NADH-quinone oxidoreductase subunit C, which encodes MQIVFDRLKDSFGDDGFQVLEAIQPTLLLPKEKFLEIARFLRDDENLRFETLVSQTASDWPEEEKLRATCHLYSYKLAGILVLHCDLPREEPVIDSLVEVWPGAEWLEREVWDLFGIRFEGHPDLRRIMLPEDWEGHPLRKDFEEKESYKGIPTQREREWLSWQK
- a CDS encoding NADH-quinone oxidoreductase subunit D produces the protein MAEVTTDLMTLNMGPQHPSTHGVIRFVLQTDGEVIHRCVPDVGYLHRSIEKIAESLEYYQFMPFTDRVDYVASINSNLGWAVAVERLGELEVPERGELLRIISAELVRIGSHLVAVGTNGMDVGAVTPFLHGLREREITNDLIEELCGARLTHNYIRIGGVAFDAPKGWTDKLLAFLDNFEPALDEFDRLLSFNKIFRERLANVAVVTPEDAKAFGLVGPNLRGSGICWDTRKDDPYGLYPEMDFEVPVGEGLMGTLGDCWDRYWVRILEMRQSVRLIRQAVDRLPASGEEYWIQKKVLKLPAGEIYARTESARGEMGYYLISDGGKIPKRVKIRTGSFSAMSIIEKLAKGVMIADLVAIIASLDVVAPEIDR
- the nuoH gene encoding NADH-quinone oxidoreductase subunit NuoH, whose translation is MDLSTLIAGQPVFLQFLFMLLFALVLILCFAAPVAGLLTYAERRVAGKIQNRFGPNRVGPQGILQFVADGVKLILKEDTIPGAADRPLFRMAPYLVATGTFLTLAVIPFGQRLVVSDLNIGVVYLAAVTTLVVVGILMSGWASNNKWSLLGGIRSAAQVVSYEIPTGLSLLTIVLLAGSLSVSEIVRSQAGGLGIFRWYLFHNPFSFMSFFVFFLSALAENNRIPFDIPEAESELVSGYNTEYSGIRFGMFFVAEFATVWIVAGITTALFLGGWNFPGVPVDPSSFAGAAFGTLVFLFKSFALVLLILQLRWTLPRVRVDQLMAICWKYLVPIAFFNLVMTAIWLVLFRGKGIYDLIVGLFGGA
- a CDS encoding alpha/beta hydrolase, with product MGEKHLFLDGEAGRLETYWSGEESASAAALVLHPHPLYGGSLHNKVVVACRNALRSHGLATLRLNFRGVGLSEGEYADGIGESRDVALALDYLGEKCPDLPLILAGFSFGAWLALKIGVEDERVRGILSLGTPVGWGPTDYLQDCRKPRLFVHGDRDEFCDPELLREEYAKLPEPKELHWIGDADHFFSGKEEKLEARLFESLGFLLKG
- a CDS encoding NADH-quinone oxidoreductase subunit B family protein; its protein translation is MTEREIPTLVDTLPDAAIFTSVDKVMNLARGNSVWYLLSALACCGIEMMQAGGPRTDMDRMGSVFRATPRQSDLLIVAGTLTYKMAERLVLLYEQMAEPRYVISMGSCANCGGLFNTGYSVVKGVDAILPVDVYIPGCPPRPEALYDGIVQLQKIIKSEPYLVKKEAHANRV